In Nocardioides faecalis, the following proteins share a genomic window:
- a CDS encoding MCE family protein gives MKPFRERNPVTIGAISLATLVLVFVAALRAQDLPLIGGGDTYYATFSEAGGLKVNDEVRIAGVRVGKVTEMGLDGDSVKVAFKIRTAAKLGEGTRADIKVKTILGSMYLALTPAGDGELAAGATISLERTSSPFDVVDAFEGLAQTSEDINTDQLAASLTTLADLTRNTPEEFRAALDGVSALSKVVASRDEEINSLLKNLNRVSTVLDSRDEEIVALMADADSLFKALVLRKAQIHRLLESTSTLSTKLTSLVRETDDDLKPALDHLDSVLQVIKKNEDNVEESLRVMAPFYRVFASTLGNGPWFDTYIFNLPPVPGPGVGVGVG, from the coding sequence ATGAAGCCGTTCCGTGAACGCAACCCGGTGACGATCGGGGCGATCAGCCTGGCCACGCTGGTCCTGGTCTTCGTGGCTGCGCTGCGTGCCCAGGACCTGCCCCTGATCGGGGGAGGGGACACCTACTACGCCACGTTCAGCGAGGCCGGCGGCCTGAAGGTCAACGACGAGGTCCGTATCGCCGGGGTCCGCGTCGGCAAGGTGACCGAGATGGGGCTCGACGGAGACTCGGTGAAGGTGGCCTTCAAGATCCGCACCGCCGCCAAGCTCGGCGAGGGCACCCGGGCCGACATCAAGGTGAAGACGATCCTGGGGTCGATGTACCTCGCGCTGACCCCGGCCGGCGACGGCGAGCTCGCCGCCGGCGCCACGATCTCGCTGGAACGGACCAGCTCCCCGTTCGACGTCGTCGACGCGTTCGAGGGCCTGGCCCAGACGTCGGAGGACATCAACACCGACCAGCTCGCCGCGTCGTTGACGACACTCGCGGACCTCACCCGCAACACCCCGGAGGAGTTCCGGGCCGCCCTCGACGGCGTCTCCGCGCTGTCCAAGGTCGTCGCCTCGCGCGACGAGGAGATCAACTCCCTGCTCAAGAACCTCAACCGGGTCTCCACCGTGCTCGACTCCCGCGACGAGGAGATCGTCGCGCTCATGGCGGACGCCGACAGCCTGTTCAAGGCGCTGGTGCTGCGCAAGGCGCAGATCCACCGGCTGCTGGAGTCCACGAGCACCTTGAGCACCAAGCTGACCTCGCTGGTGCGCGAGACCGATGACGACCTCAAGCCCGCGCTGGACCACCTCGACTCGGTGCTCCAGGTGATCAAGAAGAACGAGGACAACGTGGAGGAGTCGCTGCGGGTGATGGCGCCGTTCTACCGGGTCTTCGCCAGCACCCTGGGCAACGGACCGTGGTTCGACACCTACATCTTCAACCTCCCGCCGGTCCCCGGCCCCGGAGTGGGGGTGGGTGTCGGATGA
- a CDS encoding MCE family protein, translating to MKRPLATLRARARAALALGLGLVLLTGCDFDVYQLPMPGGTDTGKDPIAVTVKFDDVLDLVPKSSVKVNDVSVGQVTDVRLDGYRAVVELELRNDVDLPDNAVASIRQTSLLGEKFVSLAVPASGAKGELSHGDVIEDGGRNPEVEEVLGALSLILNGGGVAQLKTISQELNLALAGREDSARSVLTQVSSLMGQLDERKGDIVAAIESVNRLAVTARTHQDSIDLALDELPSALDSLERQREDLVAMLEGLTELSDVGVRVIKTTRANTVEALKQLDPILTQVVKAGDDFVDGFSTFLTYPFIDEAVGRDPAVARNLHMGDYVNLSVDLALDLGNLDIPDFCFLLNDLPDLPINELLNIKNLCNGVRETLQSCVKAPFVPADCAKLPEYLFDNLCDGIPALCSVLEGLSGALGGNAKNNAGGKGGAKGGASGNAKSGGSGGSKQGPATGNPLGNLLGSVFGGGGLNRPAPGGETQVDEMWREFDTAYDVDMVSLYAGPLLASASPKEAAR from the coding sequence GTGAAGCGCCCGCTCGCCACGCTGCGTGCCCGCGCCCGTGCGGCGCTCGCCCTCGGTCTCGGCCTGGTGCTGCTGACCGGCTGCGACTTCGACGTCTACCAGCTGCCGATGCCCGGCGGCACCGACACGGGCAAGGACCCGATCGCGGTCACCGTGAAGTTCGACGACGTGCTGGACCTGGTGCCCAAGTCCTCGGTCAAGGTCAATGACGTCTCCGTCGGCCAGGTCACCGACGTCCGCCTCGACGGCTACCGCGCCGTCGTCGAGCTGGAGCTGCGCAACGACGTCGACCTGCCCGACAACGCGGTCGCCTCCATCCGCCAGACCAGCCTGCTGGGGGAGAAGTTCGTGTCCCTGGCGGTCCCCGCGTCGGGTGCGAAGGGGGAGCTCTCCCACGGCGACGTCATCGAGGACGGCGGCCGCAACCCCGAGGTCGAGGAGGTGCTGGGCGCGCTCAGCCTGATCCTCAACGGCGGTGGGGTGGCCCAGCTGAAGACGATCTCCCAGGAGCTCAACCTGGCGCTCGCGGGCCGTGAGGACTCCGCACGCTCGGTGCTCACCCAGGTCTCCTCGCTCATGGGACAGCTCGACGAGCGCAAGGGCGACATCGTCGCCGCCATCGAGTCGGTCAACCGGCTGGCGGTCACCGCCCGCACCCACCAGGACAGCATCGACCTGGCCCTGGACGAGCTGCCCAGCGCGCTGGACTCCCTGGAGCGTCAGCGTGAGGACCTGGTGGCGATGCTGGAGGGGTTGACCGAGCTCAGCGACGTCGGCGTCCGGGTCATCAAGACCACCCGGGCCAACACGGTCGAGGCGCTCAAGCAGCTGGACCCGATCCTCACCCAGGTCGTGAAGGCCGGCGACGACTTCGTCGACGGGTTCAGCACCTTCCTCACCTACCCGTTCATCGACGAGGCGGTGGGCCGGGACCCGGCGGTGGCCCGCAACCTGCACATGGGCGACTACGTCAACCTCTCGGTCGACCTCGCCCTGGACCTGGGCAACCTCGACATCCCGGACTTCTGCTTCCTGCTCAACGACCTGCCGGACCTGCCGATCAACGAGCTGCTGAACATCAAGAACCTGTGCAACGGGGTCCGCGAGACGCTGCAGTCCTGCGTGAAGGCGCCGTTCGTGCCGGCGGACTGCGCGAAGCTGCCGGAGTACCTGTTCGACAACCTCTGCGACGGCATCCCGGCGCTGTGCTCGGTGCTCGAGGGGCTCTCCGGCGCGCTCGGCGGCAACGCCAAGAACAACGCCGGCGGCAAGGGCGGTGCGAAGGGCGGTGCGAGCGGCAACGCCAAGTCGGGCGGCTCCGGCGGCTCGAAGCAGGGGCCGGCGACCGGGAACCCGCTCGGCAACCTGCTGGGCAGCGTGTTCGGTGGCGGCGGCCTGAACCGGCCCGCGCCCGGTGGTGAGACCCAGGTCGACGAGATGTGGCGTGAGTTCGACACGGCGTACGACGTGGACATGGTCTCGCTCTATGCCGGACCGCTGCTGGCGTCGGCGAGCCCGAAGGAGGCAGCACGGTGA
- a CDS encoding MCE family protein produces MIRGLDKRTSGDLVRLVVFMVTTALATSVLIVTIGNISFGSTRSYAAEFVDVTGVNAGDDIRIAGVKVGTVKGIEVVDGNRAKVSFDVDADTVIDSSTHAAIRYRNLIGQRYISLKQEGEGGKRLAEDDVLPVERTKPALDLTVLFNGFKPLFQALSPDDINKLSYEIVQVFQGEGGTLEGLLSSTASVTRTLADRDKVIGDLLENLDYVLDHVADRDAQLTRLIDSFRTLVGGLNDDREAILSSLDSISELSVQTAALVSEAEDPLVRDIKQLRKVLRTLDVNRKEIDRGLQVLPIKMTKLGRTATYGSWFNFYLCHFKATIKVPGLPSPLRARYNIGADRCTLK; encoded by the coding sequence ATGATCCGCGGACTCGACAAGCGCACCAGCGGCGACCTCGTCCGCCTGGTCGTCTTCATGGTGACGACCGCGCTGGCCACCAGCGTCCTGATCGTCACGATCGGCAACATCTCCTTCGGCAGCACGCGGTCGTACGCCGCCGAGTTCGTCGACGTCACCGGCGTGAACGCCGGTGACGACATCCGCATCGCGGGCGTCAAGGTCGGCACGGTGAAGGGCATCGAGGTGGTCGACGGCAACCGCGCGAAGGTCTCCTTCGACGTGGACGCCGACACGGTCATCGACTCCTCCACCCACGCCGCCATCCGCTACCGCAACCTGATCGGGCAGCGCTACATCTCGCTGAAGCAGGAGGGTGAGGGCGGCAAGCGCCTGGCGGAGGACGACGTACTGCCGGTGGAGCGGACGAAGCCCGCCCTCGACCTGACGGTGCTGTTCAACGGGTTCAAGCCGCTGTTCCAGGCGCTCTCGCCGGACGACATCAACAAGCTGTCCTACGAGATCGTCCAGGTCTTCCAGGGAGAGGGCGGCACGCTGGAGGGCCTGCTGTCCAGCACCGCCTCGGTGACCCGGACCCTGGCCGACCGGGACAAGGTGATCGGCGACCTGCTGGAGAACCTGGACTACGTGCTCGACCACGTCGCGGACCGCGACGCGCAGCTGACCCGGCTGATCGACAGCTTCCGCACCCTGGTCGGTGGCCTGAACGACGACCGCGAGGCCATCTTGTCCTCGCTCGACTCGATCTCCGAGCTCTCCGTGCAGACCGCCGCCCTGGTCTCCGAGGCCGAGGACCCCCTGGTCCGCGACATCAAGCAGCTGCGCAAGGTCCTGCGCACCCTCGACGTCAACCGCAAGGAGATCGACCGTGGCCTGCAGGTGCTGCCGATCAAGATGACCAAGCTCGGGCGCACGGCGACGTACGGCTCCTGGTTCAACTTCTACCTCTGTCACTTCAAGGCGACCATCAAGGTCCCCGGTCTGCCGTCGCCGCTGCGCGCGCGCTACAACATCGGCGCCGATCGGTGCACGCTCAAATGA
- a CDS encoding PT domain-containing protein, translating to MLGLLVGVLVAALGASAYLVLDRGAGGNPVSRLDSLIDPAPDPSQEREKALAAARTFVERFNTYGPGLLADDGTMPDYAAVGELMSAKFAKVFGTNVGYAEQTVAETGIERAGQVHAVGVAAIDEDSAELLVAGIVTFSYPASIAEDGKAPEDDAAGADGDRVGFEPVRFRYQVSLVKIDGTWKVDDLDDLDDELGSFADSQGEPDQAPSDQASEQPSEQPSGQPSSETSTPAGPAQEETP from the coding sequence GTGCTCGGCCTGCTGGTCGGGGTCCTCGTGGCCGCGCTGGGCGCCTCGGCGTACCTGGTGCTCGACCGGGGGGCCGGCGGCAACCCGGTGAGCCGCCTCGACTCGCTGATCGACCCCGCCCCGGACCCTTCACAGGAGCGCGAGAAGGCGCTCGCCGCCGCGCGCACCTTCGTCGAGCGGTTCAACACCTACGGCCCCGGCCTGCTCGCGGACGACGGCACGATGCCGGACTACGCCGCGGTCGGTGAGCTGATGTCGGCGAAGTTCGCGAAGGTGTTCGGCACGAACGTCGGCTACGCCGAGCAGACCGTCGCGGAGACCGGGATCGAGCGCGCCGGCCAGGTGCACGCCGTCGGGGTGGCCGCGATCGACGAGGACTCCGCCGAGCTCCTGGTCGCCGGCATCGTCACCTTCTCCTACCCCGCATCCATCGCCGAGGACGGCAAGGCACCCGAGGACGACGCAGCCGGGGCCGACGGCGACAGGGTCGGCTTCGAGCCTGTGCGCTTCCGCTACCAGGTCTCGCTCGTGAAGATCGACGGCACCTGGAAGGTCGACGACCTCGACGACCTCGACGACGAGCTCGGCTCCTTCGCCGACTCCCAGGGCGAGCCGGACCAGGCCCCCTCGGACCAGGCCTCCGAGCAGCCGTCCGAGCAGCCGTCGGGCCAGCCGTCGAGCGAGACCTCGACCCCGGCCGGACCGGCTCAGGAGGAGACCCCGTGA
- a CDS encoding MCE family protein, which yields MSAARRWLPLGIILLLVVTGVVWMFGGSSGTKTVTAYFPRTVSLYEGSDVRVLGIPVGRVNEIVPEGTQVKVVMTYDEEVEVPAGAKAAIVSPSVVGDRYVQLTPAYTEGAVLADNTVIKAEGAVPLELDEIYSSIDDLTVALGPDGANRDGALSDLLEQTAANFGGQGEAFNQTIKDFGKFSETLDNNKDDLFESAEKLEGFIKTLAEGDDTVRDFNRSLGSVSKLLAEERRELTSALSNLGVALKEVGTFVKTNREVLGRNIKDVNRVAKLLVRQRAALDEILQAGPLALTNLYHTYNPGNGTLDVNANIGNLVNELTSDPASVLCALTASVDTKGEVCKLVNTLLPRSAPFGTGSWANQPYDPTLNGLVEVTP from the coding sequence ATGAGCGCCGCACGCCGCTGGCTCCCGCTGGGCATCATCCTGCTCCTGGTCGTCACCGGGGTGGTGTGGATGTTCGGCGGCTCGTCGGGGACCAAGACCGTCACCGCCTACTTCCCGCGCACCGTCTCCCTCTACGAGGGCTCCGACGTGCGGGTGCTCGGCATCCCGGTGGGCAGGGTGAACGAGATCGTCCCCGAGGGCACGCAGGTCAAGGTCGTCATGACCTACGACGAGGAGGTCGAGGTCCCGGCCGGTGCGAAGGCCGCGATCGTCTCCCCGTCGGTGGTCGGGGACCGCTACGTGCAGCTGACGCCCGCCTACACCGAGGGTGCGGTCCTCGCGGACAACACCGTCATCAAGGCCGAGGGCGCGGTGCCGCTGGAGCTCGACGAGATCTACTCCAGCATCGACGACCTGACCGTCGCGTTGGGCCCCGACGGGGCGAACCGCGACGGCGCGCTGTCCGACCTGCTGGAGCAGACCGCCGCCAACTTCGGCGGCCAGGGCGAGGCGTTCAACCAGACGATCAAGGACTTCGGCAAGTTCAGCGAGACCCTCGACAACAACAAGGACGACCTGTTCGAGTCGGCCGAGAAGCTCGAGGGCTTCATCAAGACGCTGGCCGAGGGCGACGACACGGTGCGCGACTTCAACCGGTCGTTGGGCAGCGTGTCCAAGCTGCTCGCCGAGGAGCGCCGGGAGCTGACCAGCGCGCTGTCCAACCTGGGTGTGGCGCTCAAGGAGGTCGGCACGTTCGTGAAGACCAACCGCGAGGTCCTGGGTCGCAACATCAAGGACGTCAACCGGGTCGCCAAGCTGCTGGTGCGCCAGCGGGCCGCGCTCGACGAGATCCTCCAGGCCGGGCCGCTGGCCCTGACGAACCTGTACCACACCTACAACCCCGGCAACGGCACGCTCGACGTCAACGCCAACATCGGCAACCTGGTCAACGAGCTCACCTCCGACCCGGCCAGCGTGCTGTGCGCGCTGACCGCGTCGGTGGACACGAAGGGCGAGGTGTGCAAGCTCGTCAACACCCTGCTGCCGCGCAGCGCGCCGTTCGGCACCGGTTCCTGGGCCAACCAGCCCTACGACCCGACCCTCAACGGTCTCGTGGAGGTGACGCCGTGA
- a CDS encoding MlaD family protein has protein sequence MITRRTKVQLVVFALITLVGVSFVGARYAQLDRLVVDRSYTVVAHYPTSGGIFSGAEVTYRGVQIGKVGELVLTEDGVDVVLEIDKEWDRIPADTIALVGNRSAVGEQYVELQPQVDGGPFLADGSEIDDVATPIATEKLLADISATVASVDREALQTTVAELGRAFGGAGEDLQKIIDTGNSFIETADENFDLTTALIRDANTVLNGQIATESSLRTFADQLSKFSGALAGADDDLRTVIDNGSVTATQLRTLLEQNGVELSELLANLVATNEVVVQHLPGLKQMLVVYPWAVLGGLTVVGKKSPSEGGSGFYDAHFGLVLSQEIPGLPGPALCREGYVKERRHPESDRGNAPMPSDARCTEPITKSNPRGPQNLPRIAPAAIGTDDVVASYDATTGELTWGASGAAPTARGSVTPPSLGKDSWKWLYVQPMLDR, from the coding sequence GTGATCACCCGCCGCACCAAGGTGCAGCTCGTCGTCTTCGCCCTGATCACGCTCGTCGGGGTGTCGTTCGTCGGCGCCCGCTACGCCCAGCTCGACCGGCTGGTGGTCGACCGCTCCTACACCGTGGTGGCGCACTACCCGACCTCCGGCGGCATCTTCTCCGGTGCCGAGGTGACCTACCGCGGGGTGCAGATCGGCAAGGTCGGCGAGCTCGTGCTGACCGAGGACGGCGTCGACGTGGTGCTCGAGATCGACAAGGAGTGGGACCGGATCCCCGCCGACACGATCGCGCTCGTCGGCAACCGCTCGGCCGTCGGCGAGCAGTACGTCGAGCTGCAGCCGCAGGTCGACGGCGGTCCGTTCCTCGCGGACGGCTCGGAGATCGACGACGTCGCCACCCCGATCGCCACCGAGAAGCTGCTCGCCGACATCTCCGCCACCGTGGCCAGCGTGGACCGCGAGGCCCTGCAGACGACCGTGGCCGAGCTCGGCCGGGCGTTCGGCGGCGCCGGCGAGGACCTGCAGAAGATCATCGACACCGGCAACTCGTTCATCGAGACCGCCGACGAGAACTTCGACCTGACCACGGCGCTGATCCGCGACGCCAACACGGTCCTCAACGGCCAGATCGCGACCGAGTCGTCGCTGCGCACCTTCGCCGACCAGCTCTCGAAGTTCTCCGGTGCGCTCGCCGGCGCCGACGACGACCTGCGCACGGTGATCGACAACGGCTCGGTGACCGCCACCCAGCTGCGCACCCTGCTGGAGCAGAACGGCGTCGAGCTCAGTGAGCTGCTCGCCAACCTGGTCGCCACCAACGAGGTCGTCGTCCAGCACCTTCCCGGCCTCAAGCAGATGCTCGTCGTCTACCCGTGGGCGGTGCTCGGTGGGCTGACGGTGGTCGGCAAGAAGTCTCCCTCGGAGGGCGGCTCGGGCTTCTACGACGCCCACTTCGGTCTGGTGCTGAGCCAGGAGATCCCGGGCCTGCCCGGGCCCGCGCTGTGCCGGGAGGGCTACGTCAAGGAGCGCCGCCACCCCGAGTCCGACCGGGGCAACGCCCCGATGCCCAGCGACGCGCGATGCACCGAGCCGATCACCAAGTCGAACCCGCGTGGGCCGCAGAACCTGCCCCGCATCGCGCCGGCCGCCATCGGCACCGACGACGTCGTGGCGAGCTACGACGCGACCACCGGCGAGCTGACCTGGGGTGCCTCGGGGGCGGCCCCCACTGCCCGCGGTAGCGTGACGCCTCCGTCGCTGGGGAAGGACTCGTGGAAGTGGCTGTACGTCCAACCGATGCTCGACCGCTAG
- the rpoB gene encoding DNA-directed RNA polymerase subunit beta — protein sequence MAARTTPGKSRISFAKISEPLALPQLLSLQTDSFDWLIGNEAHQARIQARIDAGEDATFKSGLEEIFEEISPIEDFSETMSLSFENPVFYDPKYTVDECKEKDLTYSAPLYVSAEFTNNETGEIKGQTVFMGDFPLMTPKGTFVINGTERVVVSQLVRSPGVYFERSADKTSDKDIYTAKLIPSRGAWLEFEIDKRDLVGVRLDRKRKQNVTVLLKALQAVAEDTGEEYDYEAVMADLRTFESIQLTEEKDNTSGPDDALLDIYRKLRPGEPPTREAALTLLKNYYFNPKRYDLAKVGRYKINKKLGQDQPFDKQTMTIADMVATIRYIVALHDGRTHLEVGAETPLEISSDDIDHFGNRRMRTVGELIQNQLRTGLARMERVVRERMTTQDVEAITPQSLINIRPVVAALKEFFGTSQLSQFMDQTNPIAGLTHKRRLSALGPGGLSRDRAGMEVRDVHPSHYGRMCPIETPEGPNIGLIGSLASYGRINPFGFVETPYRKVENGVVTDKIDYLTADDEDRYVIAQANAGLDAAGRFVEERVLVRQRRGEVSEVLADDVDYMDVSPRQMVSVATALIPFLEHDDANRALMGANMQRQAVPLIRSDSPIVGTGIEYRAAVDAGDVVVATAAGVVKSVSADLIETMNDDGSYSSYRLAKFKRSNQGTCINQRPLVEVGDRLEVGSPIADGPCTDNAEMALGTNLLVAFMPWEGHNYEDAIILSQRLVQEDVLTSIHIEEHEVDARDTKLGPEEITRDIPNISEEMLADLDERGIIRIGAEVRDGDLLVGKVTPKGETELTPEERLLRAIFGEKAREVRDTSMKVPHGETGTVIGVRVFDRDEGDELPPGVNQLVRVYVAQKRKISVGDKLAGRHGNKGVIAKILPVEDMPFMEDGTPVDVVLNPLGVPRRMNIGQILELHLGWLGKQGWDINLSGDPENSDWKQRLISIGVETAEPNTKVATPVFDGAREDEIIGLLGSTLPTRDGDRLIDESGKAHLFDGRSGEPFKEPVSVGYMYILKLHHLVDDKIHARSTGPYSMITQQPLGGKAQFGGQRFGEMEVWAMEAYGAAYALQELLTIKSDDVPGRVKVYEAIVKGENIPDSGIPESFKVLVKEMQSLCLNVEVLSQDGSTIEMRDAEEDVFRAAEELGIDLSRREPSTVEEV from the coding sequence TTGGCCGCGCGCACCACCCCCGGTAAGTCCCGCATTTCTTTCGCGAAGATCTCTGAGCCGCTGGCACTGCCGCAGCTCCTCTCGCTCCAGACCGACAGCTTCGACTGGCTGATCGGCAACGAGGCCCACCAGGCCCGCATCCAGGCCCGCATCGACGCGGGTGAGGACGCAACCTTCAAGTCCGGACTGGAGGAGATCTTCGAGGAGATCTCTCCGATCGAGGACTTCTCGGAGACCATGTCGCTGTCGTTCGAGAACCCTGTGTTCTACGACCCCAAGTACACGGTCGACGAGTGCAAGGAGAAGGACCTCACCTACTCCGCGCCGCTCTACGTCTCGGCTGAGTTCACCAACAACGAGACCGGTGAGATCAAGGGCCAGACGGTCTTCATGGGCGACTTCCCGCTCATGACCCCCAAGGGCACGTTCGTGATCAACGGCACCGAGCGTGTCGTCGTCTCGCAGCTGGTCCGCTCGCCCGGTGTCTACTTCGAGCGCTCCGCCGACAAGACGTCCGACAAGGACATCTACACGGCCAAGCTGATCCCGAGCCGCGGCGCGTGGCTCGAGTTCGAGATCGACAAGCGCGACCTGGTCGGCGTCCGCCTCGACCGCAAGCGCAAGCAGAACGTCACCGTGCTGCTCAAGGCCCTCCAGGCCGTCGCCGAGGACACCGGCGAGGAGTACGACTACGAGGCCGTCATGGCCGACCTGCGCACCTTCGAGTCGATCCAGCTGACCGAGGAGAAGGACAACACCTCGGGGCCCGACGACGCGCTGCTCGACATCTACCGCAAGCTGCGCCCGGGCGAGCCGCCGACGCGCGAGGCCGCGCTGACGCTGTTGAAGAACTACTACTTCAACCCGAAGCGCTACGACCTCGCCAAGGTCGGCCGGTACAAGATCAACAAGAAGCTCGGCCAGGACCAGCCGTTCGACAAGCAGACGATGACGATCGCGGACATGGTCGCGACCATCCGCTACATCGTCGCGCTGCACGACGGCCGCACCCACCTCGAGGTCGGCGCCGAGACTCCGCTGGAGATCTCCTCCGACGACATCGACCACTTCGGCAACCGCCGGATGCGTACGGTCGGCGAGCTCATCCAGAACCAGCTCCGCACCGGCCTGGCCCGGATGGAGCGGGTGGTCCGCGAGCGGATGACGACTCAGGACGTCGAGGCGATCACGCCGCAGTCGCTGATCAACATCCGCCCCGTGGTCGCTGCGCTGAAGGAGTTCTTCGGAACCTCCCAGCTCTCGCAGTTCATGGACCAGACCAACCCGATCGCGGGGCTGACGCACAAGCGTCGCCTCTCCGCGCTCGGCCCGGGCGGTCTGTCCCGTGACCGCGCCGGCATGGAGGTCCGTGACGTCCACCCGTCGCACTACGGCCGCATGTGCCCGATCGAGACCCCTGAGGGCCCGAACATCGGTCTGATCGGCTCGCTGGCCTCCTACGGCCGGATCAACCCGTTCGGCTTCGTCGAGACGCCGTACCGCAAGGTCGAGAACGGTGTCGTCACCGACAAGATCGACTACCTCACCGCCGACGACGAGGACCGTTACGTCATCGCGCAGGCCAACGCCGGGCTCGACGCCGCCGGCCGCTTCGTCGAGGAGCGGGTGCTGGTGCGCCAGCGCCGGGGCGAGGTCTCCGAGGTCCTGGCCGACGATGTCGACTACATGGACGTGTCGCCGCGTCAGATGGTGTCGGTGGCCACGGCCCTGATCCCGTTCCTCGAGCACGACGATGCCAACCGTGCGCTCATGGGCGCCAACATGCAGCGTCAGGCCGTGCCGCTGATCCGCAGCGACTCGCCGATCGTCGGCACCGGCATCGAGTACCGCGCCGCGGTCGACGCCGGGGACGTGGTCGTCGCGACCGCCGCCGGTGTGGTCAAGTCGGTCTCGGCCGACCTGATCGAGACCATGAACGACGACGGCAGCTACTCGTCGTACCGGCTCGCGAAGTTCAAGCGCTCCAACCAGGGCACCTGCATCAACCAGCGGCCGCTGGTCGAGGTGGGCGACCGGCTCGAGGTCGGCTCGCCGATCGCCGACGGTCCCTGCACCGACAACGCGGAGATGGCGCTCGGCACCAACCTGCTCGTGGCGTTCATGCCGTGGGAGGGCCACAACTACGAGGACGCCATCATCCTCTCGCAGCGCCTGGTGCAGGAGGACGTCCTCACCTCGATCCACATCGAGGAGCACGAGGTCGACGCGCGCGACACCAAGCTGGGCCCCGAGGAGATCACCCGGGACATCCCGAACATCTCCGAGGAGATGCTGGCCGACCTCGACGAGCGCGGCATCATCCGCATCGGCGCCGAGGTCCGCGACGGCGACCTGCTCGTCGGCAAGGTCACGCCCAAGGGCGAGACCGAGCTGACGCCTGAGGAGCGGCTGCTCCGCGCGATCTTCGGTGAGAAGGCGCGCGAGGTCCGCGACACCTCGATGAAGGTCCCGCACGGCGAGACCGGCACGGTCATCGGCGTCCGGGTCTTCGACCGCGACGAGGGCGACGAGCTCCCGCCGGGGGTCAACCAGCTGGTGCGCGTCTACGTCGCGCAGAAGCGGAAGATCTCCGTGGGTGACAAGCTCGCCGGCCGTCACGGCAACAAGGGCGTCATCGCGAAGATCCTGCCCGTCGAGGACATGCCGTTCATGGAGGACGGCACCCCGGTGGACGTGGTCCTCAACCCGCTCGGTGTGCCGCGACGCATGAACATCGGGCAGATCCTCGAGCTGCACCTCGGCTGGCTCGGCAAGCAGGGCTGGGACATCAACCTGTCCGGCGACCCCGAGAACTCCGACTGGAAGCAGCGGCTCATCTCGATCGGCGTCGAGACGGCCGAGCCGAACACGAAGGTCGCGACGCCGGTCTTCGACGGTGCTCGCGAGGACGAGATCATCGGCCTCCTGGGCTCGACCCTGCCGACCCGCGACGGCGACCGCCTGATCGACGAGTCCGGCAAGGCGCACCTGTTCGACGGCCGCTCCGGCGAGCCGTTCAAGGAGCCGGTGTCGGTGGGCTACATGTACATCCTGAAGCTGCACCACCTCGTCGACGACAAGATCCACGCGCGCTCGACCGGCCCCTACTCGATGATCACGCAGCAGCCGCTGGGCGGTAAGGCCCAGTTCGGTGGCCAGCGGTTCGGTGAGATGGAGGTCTGGGCGATGGAGGCGTACGGCGCCGCCTACGCCCTGCAGGAGCTGCTCACGATCAAGTCTGACGACGTGCCGGGCCGCGTGAAGGTCTACGAGGCCATCGTCAAGGGCGAGAACATCCCCGACTCCGGCATCCCCGAGTCGTTCAAGGTTCTCGTCAAGGAGATGCAGTCGCTGTGCCTCAACGTGGAGGTGCTGTCCCAGGACGGCTCCACCATCGAGATGCGCGACGCGGAGGAGGACGTCTTCCGCGCCGCCGAGGAGCTCGGCATCGACCTGTCGCGTCGCGAGCCCTCGACCGTCGAAGAAGTCTGA